From a single Sulfolobus sp. E5-1-F genomic region:
- a CDS encoding NAD(P)/FAD-dependent oxidoreductase translates to MAKRIIIAGGNIAGTIVANRLVQKLEHEVNKGDVEIVALNKSDDHIYLPGQLLVGFGLETPGELVRKESELLDPRIKFLHGEKGTISKIDVANHSVQTADGVSHSYDYLVITTGVEYTWDEIPGYRAAAHTVYEYDAAIKMREALEKFEGGTIVVNTARLPHRCPVAPLEVTLILEDYLRKRGIREKTKIIYTYPVQGVFGRPITNKFMLRLFEQRGIEVHSPFTVTSVDPNNKVIESQEGEKLKFDMLIGIPPNMGAKVIEDSGIGDRRRWVPTDKFTLRMKDHSNVYVMGDATDLPVSKAGSTADFESYVVAHNIANDIKGNLGVKHYGGDVLCYIATGTDQATYIRFSYTMNESPPPPSYIHWWGKIMYNKMYWTVTAKAVV, encoded by the coding sequence ATGGCTAAAAGGATTATAATAGCAGGAGGAAATATTGCGGGTACAATTGTAGCAAACAGATTGGTTCAAAAGTTAGAGCATGAAGTTAATAAAGGAGATGTCGAAATAGTAGCATTAAATAAATCAGATGATCATATTTATTTACCAGGGCAACTATTAGTTGGCTTTGGTCTTGAAACTCCAGGTGAGCTAGTCAGAAAAGAGAGCGAATTACTGGATCCCAGAATCAAATTCCTACATGGAGAGAAGGGCACGATTAGTAAAATAGATGTTGCTAATCACTCAGTTCAAACTGCGGATGGGGTGTCGCATAGCTACGATTACTTAGTGATAACTACGGGTGTAGAATATACATGGGATGAAATTCCTGGCTATAGGGCTGCAGCACATACGGTATACGAATATGATGCTGCCATTAAAATGAGGGAAGCATTAGAGAAATTTGAGGGTGGTACAATTGTTGTTAACACCGCAAGATTACCTCATAGATGTCCAGTAGCTCCATTGGAAGTTACATTAATTTTGGAAGATTATTTAAGAAAGAGAGGAATAAGGGAAAAGACTAAAATAATTTACACATATCCTGTGCAAGGAGTATTTGGGAGACCGATAACAAACAAGTTTATGCTAAGATTATTTGAACAAAGAGGAATAGAAGTTCACTCTCCATTTACGGTAACCAGTGTAGATCCTAATAACAAGGTTATAGAATCACAAGAAGGTGAGAAGTTAAAGTTCGATATGTTAATTGGCATACCACCTAATATGGGTGCTAAGGTTATTGAGGACTCTGGAATAGGTGATAGAAGGAGATGGGTTCCAACAGATAAATTTACACTTAGGATGAAGGATCACTCAAATGTTTACGTAATGGGTGATGCTACCGACTTGCCAGTTTCTAAGGCAGGTTCAACTGCAGATTTCGAATCTTATGTTGTTGCACACAATATTGCAAATGATATAAAGGGCAATCTTGGAGTTAAGCACTATGGAGGAGACGTTCTATGTTATATAGCTACTGGTACTGATCAAGCAACCTATATAAGATTTAGCTATACTATGAATGAGAGCCCACCACCACCTTCATATATACATTGGTGGGGAAAGATAATGTATAATAAGATGTATTGGACGGTTACAGCTAAAGCTGTGGTTTAA
- a CDS encoding sulfurtransferase TusA family protein — MSSLKIYKELDLTSSSCAGPIGELSSVVDELRDGEAVKVILGDEATKKDITLWSKKRGLKIVQESQEGSKYVLLISK, encoded by the coding sequence ATGAGTAGTCTTAAGATATATAAGGAGCTTGATTTAACGAGTTCTTCTTGTGCTGGACCTATTGGTGAGTTGTCTAGTGTTGTTGATGAGTTAAGAGATGGTGAGGCTGTTAAGGTTATTTTGGGTGATGAGGCAACGAAGAAAGATATCACTTTGTGGAGTAAGAAGAGGGGTTTGAAGATCGTTCAAGAATCTCAAGAAGGTAGTAAATACGTGTTATTAATAAGCAAATAG
- a CDS encoding phenylacetate--CoA ligase family protein: MSLKLTYNEVDPKVLSKEEIKEVQRFRLRALIKRVYENSPYYHKLFKERGLMQEDIKTPEDLVKIPFTTKDDLRKHAYPHGGDFLAVPFESLVGWHMTSGTTGIPTVNAYTWNDIEVWTNLVGRSLVTAGVTKNDIVMNIYGYGLFTGGIGLHQGIQRINAKVIPWSTGRTEALARALKDFKATVITGTPSYELLVAETLRKLNIDAEKELQLRLAIPGAEAMTKEMLERIEEELGLKARKGRALEIYGLTEALGPGVAQECPEDNHEWLHIWTDHYLVEIIDPETGERVSEGEEGEMVITTLSKEAVPLIRYRTRDITSLIESDDEIPFPKIKMLKGRLDDVIFYKGVKIFPTAIANVLMSHEEVEEFQIVVDRTNREHRLIIKVETEKPSEKLVEKLIEEIRTVAFVTPEVELVDLGTLPRFEGKSKRVVIKE, translated from the coding sequence ATGAGCCTTAAGTTAACTTATAACGAAGTAGATCCCAAGGTATTAAGTAAAGAGGAGATTAAAGAAGTTCAGAGGTTTAGACTTAGGGCTCTGATTAAGAGAGTTTATGAGAATTCCCCATACTATCACAAATTGTTTAAAGAAAGGGGATTAATGCAGGAAGATATAAAAACCCCTGAAGATTTGGTTAAAATTCCTTTTACAACTAAGGATGATTTAAGGAAACATGCTTATCCACATGGTGGTGATTTCTTAGCAGTGCCTTTTGAGAGTTTAGTTGGATGGCACATGACATCTGGGACTACAGGTATTCCTACAGTAAACGCCTATACTTGGAATGACATTGAAGTATGGACAAACCTCGTGGGAAGAAGTCTAGTAACTGCTGGAGTTACAAAGAACGATATTGTTATGAACATTTATGGATACGGACTATTCACTGGTGGGATAGGTTTGCATCAAGGTATTCAGAGAATAAACGCGAAGGTAATACCGTGGAGTACTGGTAGAACCGAAGCGTTAGCAAGAGCATTAAAGGATTTTAAAGCTACTGTAATAACTGGCACTCCCTCTTACGAATTACTAGTTGCTGAAACCCTGCGTAAACTCAACATAGATGCTGAGAAGGAATTGCAACTCAGGTTAGCAATTCCCGGTGCTGAGGCAATGACAAAAGAAATGTTAGAGAGAATTGAGGAGGAACTAGGCCTAAAAGCTAGAAAAGGAAGAGCGTTGGAAATTTATGGTTTAACCGAAGCTTTAGGACCAGGAGTTGCGCAAGAGTGTCCAGAGGATAATCACGAATGGTTACATATATGGACTGATCATTATTTGGTTGAAATTATTGACCCAGAGACTGGTGAGAGAGTTTCTGAAGGTGAAGAAGGGGAAATGGTGATAACTACGCTTAGTAAGGAGGCGGTCCCACTAATCCGATATAGGACAAGAGATATTACTAGTCTTATTGAAAGTGATGATGAAATACCATTTCCTAAAATCAAAATGTTAAAGGGTAGATTAGATGACGTGATATTCTATAAAGGGGTTAAGATATTCCCTACTGCTATTGCTAATGTTTTAATGTCTCACGAGGAAGTAGAAGAGTTTCAAATAGTTGTAGATAGGACAAATAGAGAACATAGATTAATAATTAAAGTAGAAACTGAAAAACCATCAGAAAAGCTAGTCGAAAAACTGATAGAAGAAATTAGAACAGTAGCATTTGTAACGCCTGAAGTGGAGCTTGTAGATTTAGGTACATTGCCTAGATTTGAGGGTAAATCTAAGAGGGTAGTTATTAAAGAGTAA
- a CDS encoding Zn-ribbon domain-containing OB-fold protein has product MQIDALPLSIKYKIKYPDEFIEAVKRGEIVATKCKNCGSVYFPPQKDCYNCGKNEMEWIRISNEGEIMTYSIVSQKPQGFENYEDYIIGIVRTKDGINLMAWIKGQPKVGGKVRLTTDNMRIIGEVVG; this is encoded by the coding sequence ATGCAAATAGATGCACTACCCTTGTCGATAAAGTATAAGATTAAGTATCCTGACGAATTTATTGAAGCCGTTAAGCGAGGAGAAATCGTAGCTACTAAATGTAAGAATTGCGGTTCAGTCTATTTCCCCCCTCAAAAGGATTGTTATAACTGTGGCAAGAACGAGATGGAGTGGATTAGGATATCTAATGAGGGTGAAATAATGACATATAGCATTGTGTCGCAGAAACCCCAGGGTTTCGAAAATTATGAAGACTACATTATAGGAATAGTAAGGACAAAGGATGGAATAAATTTGATGGCATGGATTAAAGGTCAGCCTAAGGTAGGTGGCAAGGTAAGACTAACTACGGATAACATGAGGATAATTGGTGAGGTGGTTGGATGA
- a CDS encoding thiolase domain-containing protein, which translates to MARRVAVIGVGNSKFGRRDDVSVQELAWESIKEALHDSGLSQSDIGMVVVGSTAYRGIELYPAPIVAEYSGLTGKVPLRVEAMCATGLAAALSAYTAVASGLVDIAMAVGVDKMTEVDTSTSLAIGGRGGNYQWEYHFYGTTFPTYYALYATRHMAVYGTTEEQMALVSVKAHKYGAMNPKAHLQKPVTVEEVLKSRIISWPIKLLDSCPISDGSATAIFASEEKVKELKIDSPVWITGIGYANDYAYVARRGEWVGFRATQLAARQAYEMAKVTPNDIEVATVHDAFTIAEIMGYEDLGFTEKGKGGKFVEEGQSEKGGKVGVNLFGGLKAKGHPLGATGLSMIYEITKQLRDEADKLQQPLKKYIGLVHNVGGTGHFAYVMILRR; encoded by the coding sequence ATGGCAAGAAGAGTTGCTGTAATAGGAGTAGGTAATTCAAAATTCGGGAGAAGAGATGACGTTTCCGTCCAAGAACTAGCTTGGGAATCTATTAAGGAGGCATTACATGATAGTGGTTTATCACAAAGTGATATAGGAATGGTCGTTGTAGGTAGTACTGCTTATAGGGGTATAGAGTTATACCCTGCTCCAATTGTTGCTGAATATTCTGGACTGACAGGCAAGGTCCCCTTACGTGTAGAGGCAATGTGTGCTACAGGGTTAGCCGCAGCATTATCTGCATATACCGCTGTAGCTTCAGGATTAGTTGATATTGCAATGGCTGTAGGAGTTGATAAGATGACTGAAGTTGACACTTCTACATCTTTAGCAATAGGCGGTAGAGGGGGTAATTATCAGTGGGAATACCACTTTTATGGAACCACCTTCCCAACATATTACGCTCTTTATGCTACAAGACATATGGCAGTCTATGGCACGACTGAAGAGCAGATGGCTCTAGTTTCGGTAAAAGCGCATAAATATGGCGCAATGAACCCTAAAGCTCACCTTCAAAAACCTGTCACTGTAGAAGAAGTTCTCAAGTCCAGAATAATCTCATGGCCAATAAAATTACTTGACTCTTGTCCCATAAGTGATGGTTCCGCCACTGCAATCTTTGCATCAGAGGAGAAAGTGAAAGAATTGAAAATTGATTCTCCAGTTTGGATAACCGGAATTGGTTATGCAAATGATTATGCCTATGTTGCAAGAAGGGGAGAATGGGTGGGTTTTAGAGCAACTCAGTTGGCTGCAAGGCAAGCTTATGAGATGGCTAAGGTAACTCCTAATGATATAGAAGTAGCTACAGTACATGATGCATTTACAATAGCTGAAATAATGGGATATGAGGATTTAGGTTTTACAGAAAAAGGGAAGGGAGGTAAGTTCGTAGAGGAGGGTCAAAGCGAGAAAGGAGGCAAAGTAGGGGTTAATTTGTTTGGTGGCCTAAAGGCAAAGGGACATCCATTAGGAGCTACTGGACTTTCAATGATTTACGAAATAACTAAGCAATTGAGAGATGAAGCTGATAAATTGCAACAACCTCTTAAAAAGTATATTGGGCTAGTTCACAATGTAGGCGGTACTGGTCATTTCGCGTATGTTATGATTCTAAGAAGGTGA
- a CDS encoding enoyl-CoA hydratase/isomerase family protein → MRVNYIYMYSTVQIEAIENIAIIKLNRPDKLNAINFQMVDELVDVLNKLDSDDKTKVVIITGNGKAFSAGADVKEMLETPLQEIMKKGHMPLWERLRTFKKPVIAAVNGIAAGGGLELAMACDIIIASESAKLGQPEINLGIMPGAGGTQRLTRVLGKYKAMELVLTGKLIDSKEAERYGLVNKVVPDNALMDETIRLAKAIAEKPIISLMLAKEAVVKAWDTLLQQGLDFERRNFYLALSSEEAKEGMRAFLEKRKPRWENDKS, encoded by the coding sequence ATGCGGGTGAATTACATATATATGTATAGTACAGTACAAATAGAAGCTATAGAAAATATAGCAATTATAAAACTGAACAGACCGGATAAATTAAATGCAATTAATTTCCAAATGGTTGATGAATTGGTAGATGTTTTGAATAAGTTAGATAGTGATGACAAGACCAAGGTCGTAATAATAACAGGGAATGGGAAAGCATTTTCTGCTGGAGCAGATGTTAAAGAAATGCTGGAAACACCCCTCCAAGAGATAATGAAAAAGGGCCATATGCCATTATGGGAAAGATTAAGGACATTTAAAAAACCAGTGATAGCTGCGGTAAATGGTATTGCTGCTGGTGGTGGGCTAGAACTGGCAATGGCATGCGATATTATTATTGCTTCAGAATCTGCAAAATTAGGTCAACCTGAGATAAATTTAGGGATTATGCCAGGAGCTGGAGGAACACAGAGATTAACTAGGGTTTTAGGAAAGTATAAGGCTATGGAGCTAGTACTCACTGGGAAGCTAATTGACTCTAAAGAAGCAGAGAGATACGGATTAGTAAATAAGGTAGTACCAGATAATGCGTTAATGGATGAGACAATCAGATTAGCGAAGGCAATAGCTGAAAAACCAATAATCTCCCTAATGTTAGCCAAAGAGGCAGTTGTCAAAGCATGGGATACATTACTGCAACAAGGATTGGATTTCGAAAGAAGGAATTTCTATTTAGCTTTAAGCTCGGAGGAGGCTAAAGAAGGTATGAGAGCGTTTTTAGAAAAGAGAAAACCCAGGTGGGAGAATGATAAAAGTTGA
- a CDS encoding enoyl-CoA hydratase-related protein, protein MIKVENKESYAIVIMSRADKLNALNLQMRNELISKLKQINADPKIRTVIVTGEGRAFCVGADVNEFAPDFAIDLRETFYPIIKEIRFSDKIYISAINGVTAGACIGISLSTDFKFARRDVKFVTAFQRLGLASDTGVAYFLLKLARDQRAYEIAVLGGEFTAEEAERWGLLKVSENPLRDAEEMANRINNGPFLSYLAGKRMANLVLYNDLERFLEYESAIQGYLGKTNDFKEGILSFKEKREPKFKGI, encoded by the coding sequence ATGATAAAAGTTGAAAATAAGGAAAGTTATGCAATCGTTATAATGAGTAGAGCTGATAAATTAAATGCATTAAACTTGCAAATGAGAAATGAATTGATATCAAAACTTAAGCAAATTAACGCGGATCCGAAAATTAGAACTGTAATAGTAACTGGAGAAGGAAGAGCATTCTGTGTGGGAGCTGATGTAAACGAGTTCGCTCCAGATTTTGCCATAGACTTACGGGAGACGTTTTATCCAATAATTAAAGAGATTCGGTTCTCAGATAAAATTTATATATCTGCAATAAATGGGGTAACAGCTGGAGCTTGTATCGGGATAAGCCTATCCACAGATTTTAAATTTGCCAGGCGTGATGTAAAATTCGTTACTGCATTTCAAAGACTCGGACTAGCTTCAGATACTGGAGTAGCATACTTCCTTTTGAAGTTAGCTAGAGATCAAAGAGCCTATGAGATCGCTGTCCTAGGTGGAGAATTTACTGCAGAAGAAGCCGAGAGATGGGGATTATTAAAGGTATCGGAAAATCCACTTCGTGATGCTGAGGAGATGGCTAATAGAATAAATAATGGACCATTTCTGTCATATCTTGCCGGAAAGAGAATGGCTAATCTAGTATTATATAATGATCTAGAAAGATTCCTAGAGTATGAATCTGCTATACAAGGTTATTTAGGTAAAACGAACGATTTCAAAGAAGGTATATTGTCGTTCAAAGAGAAAAGGGAGCCTAAATTTAAGGGAATTTAA
- a CDS encoding hotdog fold thioesterase: protein MLKESPFLKFLNIGLEEIREGYARVSGVVTKDFLNSHNTAHGSFIFAIADAAFEYVSNFSRDSVALHIDIDFRRHVKEGEKIMAEAFEESAGKTTSLYRIIVKNKEGKLVAYVTALVFHLDNKRES, encoded by the coding sequence ATGCTGAAAGAGAGTCCTTTTCTTAAATTTCTCAACATAGGATTAGAGGAGATAAGGGAAGGCTATGCTAGAGTCTCTGGAGTAGTGACTAAAGATTTCCTAAACTCACATAACACTGCACATGGGTCGTTTATTTTCGCTATTGCTGATGCAGCTTTCGAATACGTTAGCAACTTTTCCCGTGATTCAGTAGCCTTACATATAGATATTGATTTTAGAAGACATGTAAAAGAAGGAGAAAAAATTATGGCAGAGGCATTTGAAGAGAGTGCAGGGAAAACTACTTCCTTATATAGAATAATTGTGAAAAATAAAGAGGGAAAGCTTGTAGCATACGTTACCGCTCTAGTTTTTCATCTTGATAATAAGAGAGAAAGTTAA
- a CDS encoding aminobenzoate oxygenase — translation MDINYDNDPIYPENNVYPPTWEFDDEKAMRLYRRAKKEQWDEEDLDWKKYEEIISGLDRKQRLALAYWWALLSNFDNATPVFAYALVKASEKRLPVTIKAILSTITFDENRHNVLCGFAIDKAMKGFPFNFKPQDDLERKAKLNVEWVWWNGSRYWKGYVEAYNKYTLDILFTSFMMGEAAATTVFSGMKDKTKIPTFKDAFRNLTVDETRHYAFTHLILTNSLNRMNEERKMFVTKQMRAGFVFLSLITYKAPKEFWKLPPWYQEIHEKMEELAIDAGLGLPTIEERERIWREAVARVASNVKRFNVKVPSMPEIGINGDEDIELKEDDLVAAIF, via the coding sequence ATGGATATAAATTATGATAATGATCCAATATATCCGGAGAATAATGTCTATCCACCGACATGGGAGTTTGATGATGAAAAGGCTATGAGACTTTATAGAAGAGCTAAAAAGGAGCAATGGGATGAGGAAGATCTAGATTGGAAAAAATATGAGGAAATTATATCTGGCCTTGACAGAAAACAGAGACTAGCGTTGGCCTATTGGTGGGCTCTATTATCTAACTTTGATAATGCTACACCAGTGTTCGCTTACGCACTAGTTAAAGCTAGTGAGAAAAGATTACCAGTAACTATCAAAGCCATCTTATCAACAATAACTTTTGATGAAAATAGACATAACGTATTGTGCGGATTTGCAATAGATAAGGCAATGAAAGGGTTTCCCTTTAATTTTAAGCCACAAGACGATTTGGAAAGAAAGGCTAAACTGAACGTCGAGTGGGTTTGGTGGAATGGTTCTAGATATTGGAAAGGTTATGTTGAAGCTTATAATAAATACACTCTAGACATTCTATTTACCTCATTTATGATGGGCGAAGCAGCAGCTACAACGGTATTTAGCGGAATGAAGGACAAGACCAAAATACCTACCTTTAAGGATGCCTTCAGAAATCTAACTGTAGATGAGACTAGACATTACGCTTTTACTCATCTGATATTAACTAATAGTTTAAATAGGATGAATGAGGAGAGGAAGATGTTTGTAACTAAACAGATGAGAGCCGGATTTGTCTTTCTATCTCTAATAACCTATAAAGCCCCTAAGGAATTCTGGAAATTACCTCCTTGGTATCAAGAAATACATGAAAAGATGGAGGAGTTAGCAATTGATGCTGGTTTAGGATTACCAACAATAGAGGAGAGAGAAAGAATTTGGAGAGAGGCAGTAGCGAGGGTTGCTAGCAACGTTAAGAGGTTTAACGTTAAGGTTCCATCAATGCCAGAGATTGGGATAAATGGGGACGAGGATATAGAATTAAAAGAAGACGATTTAGTAGCTGCGATATTCTAA
- a CDS encoding AbrB/MazE/SpoVT family DNA-binding domain-containing protein → MEKNLRRRIQKIKGGSYIITLPPEWVRRNSLDAKSEVFVIEKDGELLIKPKRDYITKKTIDLDLIDLETTKYLITVYYMQGISEIEITSKSVIPASIKDELKNLQLYLPGLTIESESFNYITFRVHDNIGTNLIEDMKTFSSKLLILLEDLAKIIENPNKEMAIDLKNRADELNKLYNSVIREIALISQKEEEFEIKNLPTRDLILYAIAMRDMGRMLSHIKTASLAVTECTNTSNKDLKFIIKAIVNMFKRSQEVFFDKNIDHIRDIRESMKEINKIVYGNEIECKELARELARIASYCVALMDDGVHKSVKIIV, encoded by the coding sequence ATGGAGAAGAATCTGAGGAGAAGAATTCAGAAGATCAAAGGTGGTAGCTATATAATAACGTTACCTCCAGAGTGGGTTAGGAGAAATAGCTTAGATGCTAAAAGTGAGGTCTTTGTTATAGAGAAAGATGGAGAACTATTAATAAAACCTAAAAGGGATTACATTACTAAGAAAACCATTGATCTTGATTTAATTGACTTAGAAACTACCAAATATTTAATAACAGTATACTACATGCAAGGTATTTCAGAAATAGAAATAACATCGAAGTCCGTAATACCAGCCTCTATAAAAGATGAGCTGAAAAATTTGCAATTATACCTACCAGGTTTAACGATTGAGAGTGAAAGTTTCAACTATATTACGTTCAGGGTTCATGATAATATTGGTACTAATCTGATTGAAGATATGAAAACTTTCTCCAGTAAATTACTAATACTACTAGAAGATCTTGCAAAGATAATTGAAAATCCTAACAAGGAGATGGCTATAGATTTGAAAAATAGAGCTGATGAGTTGAATAAATTATATAATTCAGTGATAAGAGAGATAGCCCTAATCTCACAAAAAGAAGAGGAATTCGAAATAAAAAATCTGCCTACAAGAGATTTAATACTTTATGCCATAGCAATGCGCGATATGGGAAGAATGCTATCTCATATTAAAACTGCGTCCCTAGCCGTAACTGAATGTACAAATACATCTAATAAAGACCTTAAGTTCATAATTAAAGCCATCGTGAATATGTTCAAGAGATCACAGGAAGTTTTCTTTGATAAAAATATAGATCACATAAGAGATATAAGGGAAAGTATGAAAGAAATAAACAAAATAGTCTATGGAAACGAAATAGAATGCAAAGAACTAGCAAGAGAATTAGCAAGAATTGCTAGTTACTGTGTAGCTCTAATGGATGATGGTGTACATAAAAGTGTTAAGATAATAGTATAA